From the genome of Vigna angularis cultivar LongXiaoDou No.4 chromosome 11, ASM1680809v1, whole genome shotgun sequence, one region includes:
- the LOC128194794 gene encoding uncharacterized protein LOC128194794, with the protein MEKQVYVRHSCRTKYLAHVNTLLTDVQKTLIQTTPFAWLLSIDVDAKMSRTLLLELCSRWSERRGGFEVRSVFIPFTKLDLCLGLGVRVNGEMFKLFKDEVDCHTRRLFDTIDVSVHNVYEEIQKHIKGDEVSDVCRLYLLLGLSEFFFPNRGGKVHLGLFELLDDLSCIGKYNWGRVIYEYLVSSLCDAALCVGKRQNRSHCHVVGCVFALQIWAMEHVLFGQKKLAETNSCLPRILHWIHVKVGEAEIEKAFLCNEVITEVYVSNEEMCTEIVKEGLDGHHNAGLKENLQRRSMADIVAENEALVAIIVDQEASIGKLEKMVDNLSMFVAQKRQHVDDVTNSNSNKKCDMLVHEFGTSSSQEHYEVVVSSIGKSNSKKESEIEGDRVEKSNSENVFDVTPAVGKSFNENGGDVLGHAEMDIEKSDMYTRLKAQPRKRVRSVLLKTPWTRLDRKNHRRIV; encoded by the exons ATGGAGAAACAG GTTTATGTACGACATTCATGCAGGACAAAATACTTGGCACATGTGAACACATTATTAACTGATGTGCAAAAGACATTGATACAAACAACTCCTTTTGCATGGCTATTGTCCATTGATGTGGATGCCAAAATGAGTAGGACACTACTTTTAGAATTGTGTAGTAGATGGTCAGAGAGGAGGGGCGGGTTTGAAGTTAGGTCTGTCTTTATTCCATTCACCAAGTTAGACCTTTGTTtaggtttaggggttagggttaaTGGAGAGATGTTTAAGTTGTTTAAAgatgaagttgattgtcatacTAGGAGATTGTTTGACACAATTGATGTAAGTGTTCATAATGTTTATGAAGAAATTCAAAAGCATATAAAAGGGGATGAAGTAAGTGATGTTTGtagattatatttattgttaggGTTGAGTGAGTTTTTCTTCCCAAATAGAGGTGGAAAAGTTCACTTaggtttatttgaattattagatGATTTATCCTGTATTGGAAAATATAACTGGGGGCGTGTTATTTATGAGTATTTGGTTTCTAGTTTGTGTGATGCTGCATTGTGTGTGGGAAAGAGACAAAACAGATCACACTGTCATGTGGTTGGTTGTGTATTTGCATTACAG ATCTGGGCAATGGAACATGTTTTATTTGGTCAGAAGAAGTTGGCTGAAACAAATAGTTGTTTACCTAGAATCCTTCATTGGATACATGTTAAAGTTGGTGAAGCAGAAATTGAGAAAGCCTTCCTGTGTAATGAA gTGATTACCGAGGTATATGTAAGCAATGAAGAGATGTGTACTGAAATAGTCAAAGAAGGCTTAGATGGTCATCATAATGCTGGATTGAAGGAGAACTTGCAAAGGCGATCTATGGCTGATATTGTGGCAGAAAATGAAGCTTTGGTTGCTATCATTGTTGACCAAGAGGCATCCATTGGCAAGCTGGAGAAAATGGTTGACAACCTGTCAATGTTTGTTGCACAAAAGCGGCAACATGTTGATGATGTTACGAATTCAAATTCGAATAAAAAGTGTGACATGTTAGTTCATGAATTTGGGACCAGTAGTTCACAGGAACATTATGAGGTAGTAGTATCATCTATTGGGAAGTCAAATTCAAAGAAAGAGTCAGAGATTGAAGGTGATCGTGTGGAGAAGTCCAATTCTGAGAATGTTTTTGATGTTACACCTGCTGTTGGAAAAAGTTTCAATGAAAATGGTGGTGATGTTTTAGGTCATGCAGAGATGGATATTGAAAAATCTGACATGTACACGCGTTTAAAAGCTCAACCTAGGAAGCGTGTTAGAAGTGTTCTTCTGAAAACCCCTTGGACAAGATTAGATAGGAAAAATCATAGGCGCATTGTATAG